A genomic window from Glycine max cultivar Williams 82 chromosome 17, Glycine_max_v4.0, whole genome shotgun sequence includes:
- the LOC100784510 gene encoding uncharacterized protein produces the protein MIEQFINFVIRPPRAEYNPDQYLWEKEFTLTGRTYQRQDLELKNTRGYTLKCSHYLPSPFPEDTSLPCVIYCHGNSGCRADANEAAVILLPSNITVFTLDFSGSGLSDGDYVSLGWHEKDDLKMVVSYLRSNKQISRIGLWGRSMGAVTSLLYGAEDPSIAGMVLDSAFSNLYDLMMELVDVYKIRLPKFTVKMAVQYMRRVIEKKAKFDIMNLNCLQVAPKTFIPVLFGHASDDKFIQPHHSDLISEAYAGDKNVIKFDGDHNSSRPQFFYDSVSIFFYNVLHPPNVPRAHKLEKYYNLGDLKLGSGVDESLLYEILSSLRSASTDAASSSSVLPAISSTKSVSELLSEVAPVTDTESFFREDTNGNDEATDVQDKKLNGEGEDCCSYTSSNRESWGRCSSLGGSDEESCADDTLSQVFATPMRSTNEKEKDDDKKHEEKKKKKKGKKPKSERFEKLEALSRRLRLCLLKGSTHGRHKST, from the exons ATGATTGAGCAATTCATCAATTTCGTTATTAGGCCTCCCAG GGCGGAGTATAACCCTGATCAGTACCTATGGGAAAAGGAATTCACCCTTACAGGTCGAACATACCAAAGGCAGGATTTGGAG CTCAAGAACACCAGAGGCTATACCTTGAAGTGTAGTCATTATCTTCCTTCTCCTTTCCCTGAAGATACTTCTCTTCCTTGTGTTATATATTGCCATGGAAACAG TGGATGTAGGGCAGATGCCAATGAAGCTGCTGTAATTCTTCTTCCTTCAAATATTACTGTTTTTACCCTTGACTTCTCGGGGTCAGGCTTATCTGATGGAGACTATGTTAGTCTTGGTTGGCATGAA AAAGATGATCTCAAGATGGTGGTGTCATATTTGAGGAGCAACAAACAAATATCTCGTATAGGTCTTTGGGGACGATCTATGGGTGCTGTTACTAG TCTTCTTTATGGAGCTGAAGACCCTTCTATTGCTGGAATGGTGTTGGATAGTGCCTTTTCGAACTTATATGATCTCATGATGGAGCTTGTGGATGTTTATAAAATTCGGCTGCCTAAATTCACT GTTAAAATGGCTGTACAGTACATGCGGCGGGTTATTGAGAAGAAGGCAAAGTTTGATATTATGAATCTGAACTGTTTGCAG GTTGCACCAAAGACATTCATTCCTGTTTTATTTGGACATGCAAGCGATGACAAATTCATTCAGCCTCACCATTCTGATCTCATCTCTGAAGCCTATGCA ggtGATAAAAATGTCATAAAATTTGACGGTGATCACAACTCGTCTCGGCCACAATTCTTTTATGATTCAGTTTCTATTTTCTTCTACAATGTCCTTCACCCTCCTAATGTTCCTAGAGCTCATAAGCTTgagaaatattataatttggGGGATCTAAAGCTTGGTTCTGGTGTGGACGAG AGCCTATTATATGAGATTCTCTCTAGTCTGAGGTCTGCATCAACCGACGCTGCAAGTTCATCTTCTGTGCTTCCAGCAATTTCCAGCACAAAATCAGTTAGCGAACTTCTTTCAGAAGTTGCACCAGTGACTGACACA GAGTCCTTTTTTAGAGAAGATACTAATGGCAATGATGAGGCTACAGATGTGCAG GATAAGAAGCTAAATGGCGAGGGTGAAGATTGTTGCTCGTACACGAGCTCAAACAGAGAAAGTTGGGGAAGATGTTCTTCGTTAGGAGGCAGTGATGAAGAATCTTGTGCAGATGATACCCTCTCTCAG GTGTTTGCAACACCTATGCGAAGCacgaatgaaaaagaaaaagatgatgacaaaaagcatgaggagaagaagaagaagaagaaggggaaGAAGCCAAAGAGTGAGAGGTTTGAGAAGCTGGAGGCTCTAAGCAGGCGCCTGAGGCTTTGCCTTCTAAAGGGATCAACCCATGGAAGGCACAAGTCAACTTAG
- the LOC102666034 gene encoding probable galacturonosyltransferase 4 — translation MVVTRNIVLLLLSITFVAPIVLFTDRLGTFKYPFAEQEFIEAVTAFVSAADSGHLNLLPQESSTVFKEPIGLVYTEDTSNTENLLHGLHFAKPGEHVSARVLSATNDEGQTKGENPIKLVTDGINQGNQNSYMVKADTTGDSVNGEDAIDVDDNDGKLAKSSDLVSETTDTKQEQEHIKSSSQVTQKEPILSEADKHNDQTPPDARVQQLKDQLIQARVYLSLQAVRSNPHLTRELRLRVKEVSRTLGDASKDSDLPRNANERMKAMEQTLMKGRQIQNDCAAAVKKLRAMLHSTEEQLHVHKKQTLFLTQLTAKTLPKGLHCLPLRLTTEYYSLNTSQQQFRNQQKLEDPRLYHYAIFSDNILATAVVVNSTVAHAKDTSKHVFHIVTDRLNYAAMRMWFLVNPPQKATIQVQNIEDFTWLNSSYSPVLKQLGSPSMIDFYFKTHRASSDSNLKFRNPKYLSILNHLRFYLPEIFPKLNKVLFLDDDIVVQKDLTGLWSIDLKGNVNGAVETCGERFHRFDRYLNFSNPLIAKNFDPRACGWAYGMNVFDLVQWKRQNITDVYHKWQKMNHDRQLWKLGTLPPGLITFWKRTFQLHRSWHVLGLGYNPNINQKEIERAAVIHYNGNMKPWLEISIPKFRGYWTKYVDYNLVYLRECNINP, via the exons ATGGTGGTTACCAGAAATATTGTGTTGTTGCTGCTTTCTATTACTTTTGTTGCTCCAATTGTGCTCTTCACTGATCGTCTTGGCACCTTCAAATACCCCTTTG CTGAGCAGGAGTTTATTGAAGCTGTAACTGCTTTTGTGAGTGCAGCTGACTCTGGCCATTTGAATCTCCTGCCCCAG GAATCTTCTACGGTCTTTAAGGAACCAATCGGGCTTGTTTATACGgaggacacttcaaacacagAGAATTTGCTTCATG GCTTGCACTTTGCCAAACCGGGGGAGCATGTATCTGCCAGGGTATTGTCAGCTACAAACGACGAAGGTCAAACCAAAGGGGAGAACCCCATCAAACTGGTGACAGATGGAATTAATCAAGGAAATCAAAACAGCTACATGGTGAAAGCTGATACAACTGGTGATAGTGTTAATGGGGAAGATGCTATTGATGTTGATGACAATGATGGGAAACTCGCTAAATCTTCTGATCTAGTATCTGAAACAACG GACACTAAGCAGGAGCAAGAACATATTAAATCTTCTAGCCAAGTAACCCAGAAAGAACCTATATTATCAGAAGCCGATAAGCATAATGACCAAACACCACCTGATGCTCGGGTGCAGCAACTAAAAGATCAGCTCATCCAGGCTAGGGTATATCTTTCCCTTCAGGCAGTAAGGAGCAATCCCCATCTCACTCGAGAGCTTCGATTACGGGTAAAGGAAGTCTCACGAACACTGGGAGATGCAAGCAAAGATTCTGATTTGCCCAGGAA TGCAAATGAGAGAATGAAGGCAATGGAACAAACATTGATGAAAGGaaggcaaattcaaaatgaTTGTGCTGCTGCTGTGAAGAAGCTTAGGGCTATGCTCCACTCAACAGAGGAGCAGCTTCATGTGCACAAGAAGCAGACCCTGTTCTTAACTCAGTTGACAGCAAAAACATTGCCTAAAGGTCTCCACTGTCTTCCGTTGCGCCTTACAACTGAGTATTATAGCTTGAATACTTCTCAGCAACAATTCCGCAACCAACAGAAGTTAGAAGACCCCAGACTATACCACTATGCAATATTCTCAGATAACATATTGGCAACAGCTGTTGTTGTGAATTCTACTGTTGCCCATGCTAAG GACACCTCAAAACATGTTTTCCACATTGTTACTGATAGGCTCAATTATGCGGCAATGAGGATGTGGTTTTTGGTGAATCCACCACAAAAGGCAACCATTCAAGTTCAGAACATTGAAGACTTTACATGGTTGAATTCAAGTTACAGTCCAGTTCTTAAGCAGTTGGGTTCTCCTTCTATGATAGATTTTTACTTTAAGACTCATCGGGCAAGTTCTGATTCAAACTTAAAGTTTCGGAATCCAAAGTATTTATCCATATTGAACCACCTCCGTTTCTACCTTCCTGAGATCTTTCCAAAGCTCAACAAAGTGCTGTTTTTGGATGATGATATAGTTGTGCAGAAGGATCTGACTGGTCTTTGGTCAATTGATTTGAAGGGCAATGTTAATGGTGCCGTAGAAACTTGTGGAGAACGTTTCCATCGTTTTGATCGCTATCTCAACTTCTCAAATCCTCTTATCGCAAAGAATTTTGACCCTCGTGCATGTGGATGGGCATACGGCATGAATGTTTTTGATTTGGTCCAGTGGAAGAGGCAAAACATCACCGATGTGTACCACAAATGGCAAAAGATG AATCATGATAGACAACTATGGAAGTTAGGAACACTGCCGCCTGGTCTTATAACATTCTGGAAACGCACTTTCCAACTGCACCGATCTTGGCATGTGTTGGGTCTTGGCTATAACCCCAATATCAACCAAAAAGAAATTGAACGGGCTGCTGTTATACACTACAATGGAAACATGAAACCGTGGCTGGAGATAAGTATTCCCAAGTTCCGAGGTTATTGGACAAAGTATGTTGACTACAATCTTGTGTATTTACGAGAATGCAACATCAATCCATAG
- the LOC100777379 gene encoding 40S ribosomal protein S15-4 yields MADVEVDAAAAAGAAQPKKRTFKKFSFRGVDLDALLDMSTDELVKMFSARARRRFQRGLTRKPMALIKKLRKAKREAPAGEKPEPVRTHLRNMIIVPEMIGSIIGVYNGKTFNQVEIKPEMIGHYLAEFSISYKPVKHGRPGIGATHSSRFIPLK; encoded by the exons ATG GCAGACGTTGAGGTTGATGCGGCGGCAGCGGCAGGGGCAGCGCAGCCGAAGAAGAGAACGTTCAAGAAATTCAGCTTCAGGGGCGTGGATCTGGACGCGCTTCTGGACATGTCCACCGACGAACTGGTGAAGATGTTCAGTGCGCGTGCACGTAGAAGGTTCCAGAGAGGTCTGACGAGGAAGCCCATGGCCTTGATTAAGAAGCTCCGCAAAGCTAAAAGGGAAGCACCAGCAGGTGAGAAGCCAGAACCAGTGCGCACCCATCTCCGCAACATGATTATTGTGCCTGAGATGATTGGTAGCATCATTGGAGTCTACAACGGCAAGACTTTCAATCAGGTTGAAATCAAACCCGAGATGATTGGCCATTATCTCGCTGAGTTCTCTATTTCATATAAACCCGTCAAGCATGGTAGGCCTGGTATTGGTGCCACTCACTCTTCCAGGTTCATTCCTCTCAAGTGA
- the LOC102666271 gene encoding uncharacterized protein, whose translation MEKQKMKRAREGDDETQNAKKRDACGMKDVKKEEGCSSEALGVFDFPWLKDGVTSKSEDYLLDFEDNFSSLLEQEDSSFQAATASIHFSSEAKLENLAWQPFESDVLELEADDVDCIWTSLLKQPL comes from the coding sequence ATGGAGAAGCAGAAGATGAAGAGAGCGAGAGAAGGAGATGATGAAACTCAGAACGCAAAGAAAAGAGATGCGTGTGGCATGAAGGACGTGAAAAAGGAGGAGGGTTGTTCTTCGGAGGCACTTGGGGTATTTGATTTCCCTTGGCTGAAAGATGGTGTCACGTCTAAATCAGAGGACTACTTGTTGGATTTTGAAGACAATTTCTCGTCATTGCTAGAACAAGAAGACTCTTCCTTTCAAGCTGCAACTGCAAGTATTCATTTCTCGTCAGAAGCAAAGTTGGAGAATCTTGCATGGCAGCCATTTGAAAGTGATGTGTTAGAGCTTGAAGCTGATGATGTGGATTGCATTTGGACCTCTCTGCTCAAACAGCCTCTCTGA
- the LOC100794732 gene encoding subtilisin-like protease SBT5.4: MWSGKHSIFLLLSLILLFSVLHAPAFAIKKSYIVYMGSQEHGEEVTDAAFDRVAETHREFVQSYVGSPQKAKEAIIYSYTRHINGFAAMLEEEEAADIAKHPDVVSVFLNKGRKLHTTHSWEFMDLEMNDGVIPSDSLFRKARYGEDTIIANFDTGVWPESPSFSDEGMGPIPSRWKGTCQHDHTGFPCNRRKLCSWGKSFDMAIHDGVDVLSLSLGGSAMDYFDDGLSIGAFHANKKGIPLLLNSTMDSTSSTLCMRGTIDPEKARGKILVCLRGVTARVEKSLVALKAGAAGMILCNDELSGNELIADPHLLPASQINYEDGLAVYAYMNSTKNPLGYIDPPKTKLQIKPAPSMAAFSSRGPNIVTPEILKPDVTAPGVNIIAAYSEGVSPTDMNFDKRRVPFITMSGTSMSCPHVAGVVGLLKTLHPDWSPTVIKSALLTTARTRDNTGKPMLDGGNNANATPFAYGSGHIRPNRAMDPGLVYDLTNNDYLNFLCVSGYNQSQIEMFSGAHYRCPDIINILDFNYPTITIPKLYGSVSLTRRVKNVGSPGTYTARLKVPVGLSISVEPNVLKFDNIGEEKSFKLTVEVTRPGVATTFGGITWSDGKHQVRSQIVVGGVRG, encoded by the exons ATGTGGTCTGGAAAGCATTCAATTTTCCTCTTACTCTCCCTCATTCTTCTCTTTTCTGTGCTCCATGCACCTGCTTTTGCGATAAAAAAG tcttacaTAGTGTACATGGGATCACAAGAGCATGGTGAAGAAGTCACAGATGCTGCTTTTGATCGAGTTGCAGAAACTCATCGTGAGTTCGTTCAATCCTATGTGGGAAG TCCTCAGAAAGCGAAAGAAGCAATAATATACTCTTACACAAGGCACATCAATGGCTTTGCTGCCATGCTGGAAGAGGAAGAGGCTGCTGATATTGCAA AACATCCAGACGTTGTGTCAGTTTTCTTaaacaaaggaagaaaattaCACACTACTCATTCGTGGGAATTCATGGACCTGGAAATGAATGATGGGGTAATTCCCTCTGATTCACTGTTTAGAAAGGCCAGATATGGTGAAGATACTATTATTGCCAATTTTGACACTG GTGTATGGCCTGAATCCCCGAGCTTTAGTGATGAGGGGATGGGACCCATACCATCAAGGTGGAAAGGAACTTGTCAACATGATCACACCGGCTTCCCTTGCAACAG GAGGAAGCTTTGTTCCTGGGGCAAAT CCTTTGACATGGCCATACATGATGGTGTTGATGTTCTTTCCCTCTCTCTTGGAGGGAGTGCCATGGATTACTTTGACGATGGCCTTTCAATCGGGGCCTTTCATGCTAACAAGAAAGGCATCCCTCTGCTTTTGAACTCCACAATGGACAGCACTTcaag TACTCTCTGTATGCGAGGAACAATTGACCCTGAGAAGGCGAGGGGCAAAATATTAGTTTGCCTTAGAGGTGTCACTGCAAGAGTGGAAAAGAGCCTGGTTGCTTTGAAGGCTGGTGCAGCAGGGATGATTCTTTGTAATGACGAGCTTAGTGGTAATGAGCTTATTGCTGATCCTCATCTCCTGCCTGCAtcacaaattaattatgaagATGGTCTAGCTGTCTATGCCTACATGAATTCAACCAA GAATCCGCTAGGATATATTGATCCTCCCAAGACCAAGTTGCAGATAAAGCCTGCTCCATCCATGGCAGCTTTCTCCTCTAGAGGGCCCAACATAGTCACACCAGAGATCCTCAAG CCTGATGTCACTGCTCCCGGTGTGAACATTATTGCTGCCTACTCAGAAGGGGTTAGCCCAACAGATATGAACTTTGATAAGCGCAGGGTTCCTTTTATCACCATGTCTGGAACATCCATGTCTTGTCCTCATGTGGCTGGAGTTGTTGGCCTTCTCAAGACTCTCCACCCTGACTGGAGTCCAACAGTTATTAAATCTGCATTACTGACAACTG CTAGAACAAGGGACAACACTGGTAAGCCAATGCTTGATGGGGGGAACAATGCTAACGCAACGCCATTTGCCTATGGATCTGGCCACATCAGACCAAACCGTGCCATGGATCCCGGGTTGGTGTATGACTTAACCAACAATGATTACCTAAACTTTCTTTGTGTCTCTGGCTATAACCAGAGTCAGATAGAGATGTTCTCTGGTGCTCATTATCGTTGTCCCGATATAATAAACATCCTGGATTTTAACTACCCTACAATAACAATACCAAAACTCTACGGCTCAGTTAGTTTGACACGGAGGGTGAAAAATGTTGGGTCACCAGGCACTTATACTGCAAGACTCAAAGTACCAGTAGGTCTTTCCATATCTGTGGAACCTAATGTGTTAAAATTTGACAACATTGGTGAAGAGAAGAGCTTTAAGCTGACAGTGGAAGTTACAAGACCAGGTGTGGCTACTACATTTGGAGGTATAACATGGTCAGATGGCAAACATCAAGTGAGGAGTCAAATTGTAGTTGGGGGAGTTAGAGGGTAG